One Salinicoccus roseus genomic region harbors:
- a CDS encoding DMT family transporter, translated as MAWISLIVAGLFEVCGVLSINRLHRNKSLFSLIQLLIFFGLSFFFLSLALEVLPMGTTYAVWTGIGASGGALLGMVFFGESKDWKRIFFIMLIIFAVVGLKLVS; from the coding sequence ATGGCATGGATTTCGCTTATTGTAGCAGGGCTGTTCGAAGTGTGCGGCGTGCTTTCAATTAATAGGCTGCATCGGAACAAATCTCTATTCTCCCTCATACAGCTGCTGATATTTTTCGGCCTATCCTTCTTCTTTCTGTCGCTTGCGCTTGAAGTGCTGCCGATGGGTACGACCTATGCAGTATGGACAGGCATCGGAGCTTCTGGAGGAGCGTTGCTGGGAATGGTTTTCTTCGGGGAATCGAAAGACTGGAAGCGGATCTTCTTCATCATGCTCATCATCTTTGCCGTAGTCGGTCTGAAGTTGGTTTCCTGA
- a CDS encoding DMT family transporter — MTRQWIKVVIASVFEVGWVVGLTHSTTWYEWGATLIAIFLSFYLMIDAGKYLPVGTVYAVFVGLGAFGTVFSEIILFGEPFVPIKIVLISLILFGVIGLKVVTDENTDGEAR, encoded by the coding sequence ATGACTAGGCAATGGATTAAAGTTGTAATCGCCAGTGTTTTTGAAGTGGGCTGGGTTGTCGGTCTCACCCATTCGACGACATGGTATGAATGGGGAGCCACCCTGATCGCGATATTTTTAAGTTTCTATCTGATGATTGATGCAGGCAAATATCTGCCGGTAGGTACCGTATATGCCGTCTTTGTTGGTCTGGGGGCATTCGGCACCGTTTTTTCTGAGATCATTCTTTTTGGTGAACCATTTGTACCCATAAAGATCGTTCTGATTTCGCTTATACTTTTTGGAGTGATCGGATTGAAAGTGGTTACCGATGAAAATACTGATGGGGAGGCACGATGA
- a CDS encoding cysteine hydrolase family protein translates to MLIAIDLQNDIFDENGTGYAESTKEVRDGIESRIRQAIDEGESVLYTRNLYPEFEQEKRSLESIRFDEEIFPQFRQLLEDHGDEYVKTFYGIPPEEARKIQKKYGDEVETNRTVEFVGAETNVCVLANIMVIQNIFPQADITLNKDLAASTDRTLHDKTIDVLSNMNVFIIGKGGK, encoded by the coding sequence ATGCTCATTGCAATAGATCTTCAAAATGATATATTTGATGAAAATGGCACAGGGTACGCAGAATCCACTAAAGAAGTGCGGGATGGCATCGAGTCGCGTATACGACAGGCTATAGATGAGGGCGAGTCCGTTCTCTATACCCGCAATCTCTATCCGGAATTTGAACAGGAGAAGCGGAGCCTGGAAAGCATCCGCTTCGATGAGGAAATCTTTCCGCAGTTCCGCCAGCTGCTCGAAGACCACGGAGATGAATATGTAAAGACGTTCTACGGCATTCCTCCTGAAGAAGCGCGAAAAATCCAGAAGAAGTATGGCGATGAAGTAGAGACCAACCGCACCGTGGAATTTGTCGGTGCTGAGACGAATGTCTGCGTACTTGCAAACATCATGGTCATCCAGAATATTTTTCCCCAGGCAGACATCACACTCAACAAAGATCTAGCAGCCAGTACTGACAGGACACTTCATGATAAGACAATTGATGTCCTCTCCAATATGAACGTCTTCATCATAGGAAAGGGTGGAAAATGA
- a CDS encoding YkvI family membrane protein yields MQNFRQALKIGFAYTGVVVGAGFSTGQEILQFFTNNGAVSIFAILLSGLLILFTGKWTADVGFDIKAESHVDSLLNMFGNIFGRIIDIVLAFFLYGVAVIMFAGAGSTFYESFGVAPWIGSLILIIGVYITLNMGFNRIVLALGAITPYLLALVVIIAVVNFLSPAVSLGEVDQHAQPSETTFGPWWWDAITYSGFTIAVAFSFLTMMGSDSSSRKVAGWGGMIGSIIIILLMFLINNGLLARMDQVNEFELPMLLLANEIHPILGFLLSIAMLLVIYNTAVGMLYPFLVRFSQPKSRRYNILLPSALILGYFLSFVGFADLVGTVYPVMGYVGLLLGLAMFFKWIKLMMAKKAPQ; encoded by the coding sequence TTGCAGAATTTCAGACAAGCCTTGAAGATAGGCTTTGCCTATACAGGTGTAGTAGTTGGAGCGGGGTTCTCCACCGGACAGGAGATACTCCAGTTTTTCACAAATAATGGTGCAGTGAGCATCTTTGCGATATTATTGTCAGGTCTTTTGATACTTTTTACTGGTAAATGGACGGCGGATGTCGGTTTCGACATCAAGGCGGAGTCCCATGTGGATTCCCTCCTGAACATGTTCGGGAATATATTCGGACGGATCATCGACATTGTGCTTGCGTTCTTCCTGTATGGAGTAGCCGTCATCATGTTTGCCGGCGCAGGCTCGACCTTCTATGAAAGTTTTGGTGTAGCACCATGGATCGGGTCGCTCATACTGATTATCGGCGTCTATATCACATTGAATATGGGCTTCAACCGGATTGTCCTGGCTCTCGGAGCCATCACGCCGTACTTGCTTGCACTTGTGGTGATCATTGCTGTCGTCAATTTCCTGAGTCCAGCTGTATCACTTGGTGAAGTGGATCAACATGCCCAACCTTCTGAAACGACGTTCGGGCCGTGGTGGTGGGATGCCATTACATATAGCGGCTTTACGATTGCGGTAGCCTTCAGCTTCCTTACGATGATGGGTTCTGATTCAAGTTCAAGGAAAGTAGCTGGCTGGGGCGGCATGATAGGGAGCATCATCATCATTCTGCTCATGTTCCTCATTAATAATGGCCTGTTGGCCCGTATGGACCAGGTGAATGAATTTGAACTGCCGATGCTGCTTCTGGCCAACGAAATCCATCCGATACTCGGCTTCCTGCTCTCGATAGCGATGCTGCTTGTCATCTACAATACAGCTGTCGGCATGCTGTACCCGTTTCTTGTCAGGTTCAGCCAACCGAAAAGCCGTCGCTACAATATCCTGCTGCCGAGTGCGCTGATTCTCGGCTACTTCCTCAGCTTTGTAGGTTTTGCCGACCTTGTGGGGACTGTCTATCCGGTGATGGGCTATGTAGGATTACTGCTCGGTTTGGCGATGTTCTTCAAATGGATTAAACTTATGATGGCAAAGAAAGCTCCTCAATGA
- a CDS encoding alpha/beta hydrolase encodes MKIVKPEALNYGSGPRAVMLLHSFTGTVRDMKPLAQHLEQHEYTVHVPSFEGHGMGPEVLVQSSPEDWWKNVLDGYDQLKDQGHESIAVGGVSLGGVLALRAAEELDSINGIVAMSVPQGRDVGDINRRVLNYTRNFLKFTGEDDEKIMERVQYYKDNPMESLDDFRKLIDEVHGNLGDIGVPAAVKYGGKDAEAYMDSAKHIYDGIGHNEKTLQSYADTGHLMTRGGDQQALFEDTRKFFDSLDWQ; translated from the coding sequence ATGAAAATCGTAAAGCCTGAAGCGTTGAACTATGGAAGTGGCCCCAGGGCAGTCATGCTGCTCCATTCCTTCACCGGAACGGTCAGGGACATGAAGCCGTTGGCCCAGCACCTTGAGCAGCACGAATATACCGTCCATGTACCAAGCTTCGAGGGACATGGCATGGGACCGGAGGTACTTGTACAGAGCAGCCCTGAAGATTGGTGGAAAAATGTATTGGATGGATATGATCAGCTCAAGGATCAAGGGCATGAAAGCATAGCAGTCGGCGGTGTTTCCCTGGGCGGTGTGCTCGCCCTCAGGGCAGCCGAGGAACTCGACAGCATCAATGGCATTGTGGCCATGTCTGTGCCCCAGGGCAGAGATGTTGGGGATATAAATAGAAGAGTCCTGAACTATACGAGGAACTTCCTGAAGTTTACTGGGGAAGATGATGAAAAGATCATGGAGAGGGTCCAGTACTACAAGGACAATCCGATGGAAAGCCTGGATGACTTCCGGAAGCTGATCGACGAAGTACATGGGAATCTTGGAGATATTGGTGTTCCGGCAGCAGTCAAGTATGGAGGGAAGGATGCGGAAGCATACATGGACAGTGCGAAACATATATATGATGGCATTGGCCATAATGAAAAGACATTGCAGTCCTATGCGGACACCGGCCACCTGATGACGAGGGGCGGAGATCAGCAAGCGCTTTTTGAGGATACCCGGAAGTTCTTCGATTCGCTCGACTGGCAGTGA
- a CDS encoding O-acetylhomoserine aminocarboxypropyltransferase/cysteine synthase family protein, which produces MTENHRFETKQLHAGQEVDPTTNSRALPIYQTTSYVFDDTKHAAELFGLQDVGNIYTRIMNPTTAALETRVAELEGGVAGLGVASGMAAITYAIQVIANAGDHIVSSASLYGGTHTLFTHTFKKFGIETSLVDAKDPENVSREIKENTKAIFVETIGNPEGNVEDLEALAKIAEDNGIPLIVDNTFATPYLCRPIEHGAHVVVHSATKFLGGHGTSIGGVIVDGGNFNWDNGKFPGLTEPDASYHDLVFTEAFGPAAYAFKIRTTLLRDTGAALSPFNAFLLTQGIETLSLRMERHVENAKAVAEFLENHDKVEWVDYAGLESSEYHELQKKYLPKGASSIFTFGVKGGYEAGKTFIESLELFSLLANVGDAKSLVIHPASTTHSQLKEDEQLAGGVRPEMIRLSVGLEHVDDIIDDLKKGLDAI; this is translated from the coding sequence ATGACAGAGAATCATCGCTTCGAAACTAAACAGCTTCATGCCGGACAAGAAGTGGACCCTACCACAAATTCACGCGCGCTTCCCATCTATCAGACGACTTCCTATGTATTCGACGATACTAAGCATGCTGCAGAACTATTCGGCCTGCAAGATGTAGGCAACATCTATACCCGTATCATGAATCCAACGACTGCCGCTTTGGAGACGCGTGTTGCAGAACTCGAAGGTGGAGTTGCCGGCCTTGGCGTTGCATCCGGCATGGCTGCCATTACATACGCCATACAGGTTATAGCAAATGCCGGGGATCATATCGTCTCCTCTGCCAGCCTATATGGGGGTACTCACACACTGTTCACCCATACATTCAAAAAGTTCGGTATCGAGACGAGTCTTGTCGATGCGAAAGATCCTGAGAACGTTTCACGTGAAATCAAGGAGAACACCAAAGCGATCTTTGTAGAGACCATCGGCAATCCGGAAGGCAACGTGGAAGATTTGGAGGCATTAGCGAAAATCGCGGAGGATAATGGTATACCACTTATCGTGGATAACACATTCGCCACTCCGTACCTCTGCCGTCCAATCGAGCACGGCGCACATGTAGTCGTCCATTCGGCCACAAAATTCCTTGGCGGCCATGGCACTTCCATCGGAGGTGTAATCGTTGATGGCGGAAACTTCAACTGGGATAACGGAAAATTCCCTGGACTGACGGAGCCGGATGCTTCCTATCACGACCTTGTCTTCACTGAGGCATTCGGCCCAGCTGCCTATGCGTTCAAGATCCGTACTACCCTGCTCAGGGACACCGGAGCAGCACTTTCTCCATTCAATGCATTCCTGCTCACGCAAGGAATCGAAACATTATCACTCCGGATGGAAAGGCACGTGGAGAATGCAAAGGCCGTTGCAGAATTCCTGGAAAACCACGATAAAGTGGAATGGGTCGACTATGCTGGCCTCGAATCCAGCGAGTATCATGAGCTCCAGAAGAAATACCTGCCGAAAGGTGCTTCTTCCATATTTACATTCGGTGTCAAAGGCGGATATGAAGCCGGAAAGACGTTCATAGAATCCCTCGAACTCTTCTCACTGCTTGCGAATGTCGGGGATGCCAAGTCACTCGTCATCCATCCCGCTTCCACCACCCATTCCCAGCTTAAGGAAGATGAGCAGTTGGCAGGGGGGGTAAGACCGGAAATGATCCGTCTGTCTGTCGGATTGGAGCATGTGGATGACATCATAGACGATCTAAAAAAAGGTCTGGATGCGATTTAA
- a CDS encoding homoserine O-succinyltransferase: MPIKIIEGLPVRERLHKENVYTIEATRAHTQDIRPLRMLILNLMPKKEETELHLLRLLGNTPLQIDIDFMYMTTHHSKNTPTSHLQKYYHNLEEVRNRRYDGMIVTGAPVEKLDFDQVDYIEELRDIIEWSRTHVFSRFFICWGAQFALNHYFGIQKSILPTKLFGVFDYNNLMPTHPLLRGFDDVYQVPQSRHTQVDMDAIDGTEELKVLTSHPQFGPDILSTEDQRDLFIFGHLEYERDTLKNEYDRDLASGREIAIPHNYFPEDNPTAAPIFSWKSHGHLLFSNWINETYQNTYYDLTELK, translated from the coding sequence ATGCCTATAAAAATCATTGAAGGCCTCCCGGTACGGGAGCGCCTCCATAAGGAAAATGTATATACAATAGAAGCGACCCGTGCGCATACACAGGATATACGTCCGCTGCGTATGTTGATTTTGAACCTGATGCCTAAAAAAGAGGAAACGGAACTTCATCTTTTGCGCCTTCTGGGCAATACACCGTTGCAGATAGATATCGATTTTATGTATATGACCACACACCACAGCAAAAATACGCCGACCAGCCACCTTCAGAAGTACTACCACAATTTGGAAGAGGTACGCAACCGGCGTTATGATGGCATGATCGTCACAGGTGCACCAGTGGAGAAGCTCGATTTTGATCAAGTCGATTACATCGAAGAACTGCGTGACATCATCGAGTGGTCAAGAACCCACGTCTTCTCCAGATTCTTCATCTGTTGGGGCGCCCAATTCGCCTTGAACCACTACTTTGGCATACAGAAATCAATTCTGCCCACCAAGTTGTTCGGCGTCTTCGACTATAATAACCTGATGCCGACCCATCCCCTTCTCAGAGGGTTTGATGATGTGTATCAGGTGCCCCAGTCACGTCACACCCAGGTGGATATGGATGCGATAGATGGCACTGAGGAATTGAAAGTCCTCACCTCACATCCTCAATTCGGCCCGGACATCCTGAGTACAGAGGATCAGCGGGATCTGTTCATATTTGGCCATCTGGAATATGAAAGGGACACACTAAAGAATGAATATGACCGCGATCTGGCCAGCGGCCGTGAGATTGCCATCCCACACAACTACTTCCCTGAAGATAATCCGACGGCGGCTCCAATATTCAGCTGGAAAAGCCATGGCCATCTCCTTTTCAGCAACTGGATCAACGAAACTTATCAGAATACCTACTATGACCTGACAGAATTAAAATAG
- a CDS encoding chorismate mutase — MNEHEKLRRRIDELDAELIALFEARMEVAGRIAEYKMENDIPVFDETREEQVICKNVGRLQDQSLEVYAASFFSHLMALSRKRQHENLKNYPLSHKL; from the coding sequence ATGAATGAACATGAAAAATTGAGGCGTAGAATCGACGAGCTGGATGCAGAACTGATTGCGTTATTTGAAGCAAGAATGGAAGTTGCAGGCCGTATTGCAGAATACAAGATGGAAAATGACATTCCCGTATTTGATGAAACGCGGGAAGAGCAGGTCATTTGTAAAAATGTAGGAAGATTACAGGATCAGAGCTTGGAGGTTTATGCCGCTTCATTTTTCAGCCACCTCATGGCACTCTCCAGAAAGCGGCAACATGAAAACCTGAAGAATTACCCACTCTCCCATAAACTATAA
- the aroF gene encoding 3-deoxy-7-phosphoheptulonate synthase: MIIHVAHGSKEKEIQELVKNIEAAGFGVNRSDGKNRTVIGLIGDTSRVTENDFAKYKIVDGVHRIQAPYKKANRQFHEDDSVIDIDGVKVGAENFLVCAGPCSVENEDDMVALGKKLKAAGANTFRGGAFKPRTSPYAFQGLGLEGLRILNVVKEETGLPIVSELMSTDYIDEFVESVDVIQVGARNMQNFDLLKAIGETDKPVLLKRGMSATMKEWLMSAEYVMAGGNDNVIFCERGIRTFETATRNTLDLQAVPVIQKESHLPIVIDPSHAAGVRHIIPSMAKAAVMSGANGLQIEVHEDPENAWSDGQQCLTPDEFAELMQTIDMLLEIEKKTATGKQIVQQ; the protein is encoded by the coding sequence ATGATAATTCATGTTGCGCATGGTTCAAAAGAGAAGGAGATTCAGGAGCTGGTCAAGAATATAGAAGCAGCTGGTTTCGGGGTGAACCGTTCGGATGGCAAGAACCGGACTGTGATCGGGTTGATCGGTGATACTTCAAGAGTGACTGAGAACGATTTCGCGAAATACAAGATAGTGGATGGCGTACACCGCATCCAGGCACCCTACAAAAAGGCGAACAGACAGTTCCACGAGGACGATAGTGTGATTGACATCGATGGTGTCAAAGTAGGCGCAGAAAACTTCCTGGTATGTGCAGGGCCATGTTCTGTTGAAAACGAGGACGATATGGTGGCGCTCGGCAAGAAGCTTAAAGCCGCAGGTGCAAACACTTTCCGCGGCGGTGCTTTCAAGCCAAGAACATCTCCATACGCTTTCCAGGGGCTCGGTCTCGAGGGGCTGCGCATCCTTAATGTAGTAAAGGAAGAAACAGGACTTCCAATCGTATCCGAGTTGATGTCTACAGACTACATCGATGAATTCGTCGAATCTGTCGACGTCATCCAGGTGGGCGCCCGTAACATGCAGAACTTCGATCTGCTCAAAGCAATCGGTGAAACGGATAAGCCGGTACTTCTCAAGCGTGGCATGTCTGCAACGATGAAAGAGTGGTTGATGTCTGCAGAATACGTCATGGCCGGGGGCAATGACAACGTCATCTTCTGTGAAAGGGGCATCCGCACTTTCGAGACTGCCACCCGCAACACACTCGATCTTCAAGCTGTACCGGTCATCCAGAAGGAGTCCCACCTGCCTATCGTCATCGATCCAAGTCACGCAGCAGGTGTAAGGCACATCATCCCGTCCATGGCCAAAGCGGCAGTAATGTCTGGAGCGAACGGCCTCCAGATAGAAGTACACGAAGACCCTGAAAATGCATGGAGTGATGGACAGCAGTGCCTGACTCCTGATGAGTTTGCAGAACTGATGCAGACGATCGATATGCTGCTTGAGATAGAAAAGAAGACAGCGACAGGAAAGCAGATCGTCCAGCAATAA
- a CDS encoding prephenate dehydrogenase gives MNIVIVGLGNIGGSFALSLRENAREHTVYAIDVDEDTLEHAEHEGIIRQGFTDPEKIIPRADLIIFSVYPLILKSLVEKYIPLLKENVILTDVTGVKRSIIGQIEPLLPESADFVFGHPMAGRENRGLKYSSAEVFKGANYLFTLTDRNRDDNVELMTSLIKRMGFKNVSSVTPEFHDDVIGFTSQLTHVIALSLINSDDVERNTKQYTGDSYRDLTRITNINENLWPELFVMNKDYLIDHIDRFKSQMDLLKDAIETEDVETMQEMMVEARRRYHDLHNLEMPESE, from the coding sequence ATGAACATTGTCATAGTAGGCCTCGGAAACATTGGCGGCTCGTTCGCATTATCCTTGAGGGAAAACGCCCGCGAACACACTGTATACGCAATTGACGTAGACGAAGATACACTGGAGCATGCCGAACATGAAGGCATCATCCGGCAGGGGTTCACCGATCCGGAGAAAATAATTCCCCGCGCAGACCTGATTATTTTTTCAGTATATCCACTCATACTGAAATCATTAGTGGAAAAATACATACCTCTTCTGAAGGAGAACGTCATCCTGACGGATGTCACCGGAGTAAAACGTTCGATAATAGGACAGATCGAACCGCTTCTGCCTGAATCTGCAGACTTCGTCTTCGGTCATCCGATGGCCGGCAGAGAAAACAGGGGACTGAAATATTCCAGCGCTGAAGTGTTCAAGGGCGCAAATTATCTATTTACATTGACAGACAGGAACAGGGACGACAATGTCGAACTTATGACTTCCCTCATCAAAAGGATGGGTTTCAAAAATGTCTCCTCTGTAACTCCCGAATTCCACGATGACGTCATCGGGTTTACAAGCCAGTTGACACACGTCATCGCCCTCTCCCTCATCAACAGCGATGATGTAGAGAGGAATACAAAACAGTATACAGGCGACAGTTACAGGGATTTGACGCGCATCACCAACATCAATGAAAATTTGTGGCCGGAACTATTTGTAATGAATAAGGATTATCTGATTGACCACATCGACCGTTTCAAGTCACAGATGGATCTTTTGAAAGATGCAATAGAAACGGAGGACGTGGAAACAATGCAGGAAATGATGGTGGAAGCCAGGCGCAGATATCATGATCTCCACAACCTCGAAATGCCGGAATCAGAATAA
- the guaC gene encoding GMP reductase, giving the protein MENVFDYEDIQLIPNKCIVDSRSECDTSVTLGRHSFKLPVVPANMQTIIDERIALKLAQEGYFYIMHRFDPEKRMDFVKMMKGKGLITSISVGVKEEEFDFVDQLKNEALVPDYITIDIAHGHSNSVIGMIKYIKTHLPESFLIAGNVGTPEAVRELEHAGADATKVGIGPGKVCITKIKTGFGTGGWQLAALRWCAKAASKPIIADGGIRTHGDIAKSVRFGASMVMIGSLFAGHEESPGETVEKDGKKYKEYFGSASEFQKGEKKNVEGKKMYVEYKGPLRHTLKEMEQDLQSSISYAGGDRLDAIRTVDYVMVKNSIFNGDNVY; this is encoded by the coding sequence ATGGAAAATGTATTTGATTATGAAGATATCCAGTTGATTCCGAATAAATGTATAGTAGACAGCCGGTCAGAATGTGATACATCTGTAACGCTCGGAAGGCATTCATTTAAACTGCCTGTCGTTCCTGCCAACATGCAGACGATCATTGACGAGAGAATTGCACTCAAATTGGCGCAGGAAGGCTATTTCTATATCATGCACCGTTTCGATCCAGAGAAACGCATGGACTTCGTCAAAATGATGAAAGGGAAAGGATTGATCACTTCCATCAGTGTCGGTGTAAAGGAAGAAGAATTTGATTTTGTCGATCAGTTGAAAAATGAAGCGCTTGTCCCTGACTACATTACGATCGACATCGCCCATGGGCATTCCAACAGTGTCATAGGGATGATCAAGTATATCAAGACGCATCTGCCTGAATCTTTCCTTATTGCTGGTAATGTAGGTACACCTGAAGCAGTTCGAGAACTTGAGCACGCAGGGGCAGATGCTACAAAAGTAGGTATCGGACCCGGCAAAGTATGCATCACGAAAATAAAAACAGGCTTCGGTACAGGAGGGTGGCAGCTTGCTGCTCTGAGATGGTGCGCAAAGGCGGCTTCAAAACCCATTATCGCCGACGGCGGTATAAGGACGCACGGTGACATTGCAAAATCCGTGCGCTTTGGCGCCTCTATGGTGATGATTGGTTCGCTGTTTGCAGGGCATGAGGAATCACCGGGAGAAACTGTGGAGAAGGACGGCAAGAAATATAAGGAATATTTCGGTTCTGCTTCAGAGTTCCAGAAGGGCGAAAAGAAGAATGTGGAAGGCAAGAAGATGTATGTTGAGTATAAAGGACCGCTGCGCCATACATTGAAGGAAATGGAGCAGGATCTGCAATCCTCCATCTCCTATGCTGGAGGTGATCGGTTGGATGCAATCCGTACCGTCGATTATGTAATGGTCAAAAATTCAATCTTCAATGGAGATAATGTTTACTGA
- the argF gene encoding ornithine carbamoyltransferase, with the protein MNFYGKNFLKEYDFDKDQLETLINFAEHLKTKEKHGIPQRFMSGKHIALIFEKQSTRTRSAFTVAASKLGANVEYLSKNDMQLGAKESVEDTAKVLGSMFDGIAFRGFEQSTVEELGTHAGVPVWNALTNEWHPTQMLADFLTIKEHLGTYHGKTVTFVGDGRNNMSHSLLVTGAILGVNINIVAPESLQPALSVQKLAKELQQQSGSRSLITSDVEKGVHGSDVIYTDVWCSMGEEDALEERYELLHPYQVNQQMMDMTGKENTIFLHCLPAIHDTTTDVGKLAYEKFGVDGLEVTDEVFRSSYSKVFDQAENRMHTIKALLAVTCGDVY; encoded by the coding sequence ATCAATTTTTATGGCAAGAATTTTTTGAAGGAATATGACTTCGATAAAGATCAGCTGGAGACACTGATCAACTTTGCAGAACACTTGAAGACAAAGGAGAAGCATGGCATCCCCCAGCGCTTCATGAGCGGCAAGCACATCGCACTCATCTTCGAGAAGCAGTCGACGCGTACGCGCTCAGCCTTTACTGTAGCAGCGAGCAAACTCGGGGCAAACGTGGAATACTTAAGCAAGAACGATATGCAGCTCGGGGCCAAGGAATCCGTGGAAGATACGGCGAAAGTGCTGGGATCGATGTTTGACGGCATCGCCTTCAGAGGATTTGAACAGTCGACCGTAGAGGAACTCGGTACGCATGCCGGCGTACCAGTGTGGAACGCCCTCACAAACGAGTGGCACCCCACCCAGATGCTGGCTGATTTTCTGACAATAAAGGAACACCTCGGTACCTACCATGGAAAGACAGTCACTTTTGTAGGGGATGGCAGGAATAATATGTCCCACTCCCTTCTCGTGACCGGGGCGATCCTCGGAGTGAACATCAATATTGTAGCACCCGAGTCCCTGCAGCCTGCACTTTCAGTTCAAAAATTGGCTAAAGAGCTTCAGCAGCAGTCGGGAAGCCGGTCCCTGATCACTTCAGATGTTGAAAAGGGTGTCCATGGAAGTGACGTCATATACACCGATGTCTGGTGTTCCATGGGAGAAGAAGATGCACTGGAGGAACGCTATGAACTTCTCCATCCATACCAGGTCAACCAGCAGATGATGGATATGACTGGAAAGGAAAATACCATTTTCCTCCATTGTCTGCCTGCAATTCATGATACAACCACCGATGTGGGCAAACTTGCCTATGAAAAATTCGGGGTGGATGGACTAGAGGTGACCGACGAAGTATTCAGGAGCAGCTATTCGAAGGTCTTCGATCAGGCTGAGAACAGAATGCATACAATTAAAGCACTGCTCGCTGTAACCTGCGGCGACGTCTATTAG
- a CDS encoding metal-sensitive transcriptional regulator: MATLEEQTVYDKAVINRINRLQGQINGALKMIEEGKDCKDVVTQLSAAKSALNRTMNVIVSENLVQCVRETMNNPDEDTDELVKEAVELLNKSR; this comes from the coding sequence TTGGCTACATTAGAAGAACAGACGGTCTACGATAAAGCTGTAATCAATCGCATTAATCGTCTTCAGGGCCAAATCAACGGTGCACTGAAAATGATTGAGGAAGGCAAGGACTGCAAAGATGTCGTCACCCAATTGAGCGCGGCGAAAAGTGCACTCAATCGTACAATGAACGTCATCGTCAGTGAAAATCTTGTCCAGTGCGTGAGGGAAACCATGAACAATCCGGATGAAGATACAGACGAACTTGTCAAAGAAGCAGTTGAATTACTTAATAAGAGCAGATGA